The segment ctgctcacACGAGATTTCCCCCAACTTttagaaaagagagagttgtGCTTGTCCTATGACAGTTATATTtaattcattcagcagacacttttaatGAAAAGCGAAATACAGACATGCATGTACAGCAGAAGataaaggatcagaagtgcgtaGTTGTATCAGTTTTTCAGTGGTCCGAGTCAAGAAACGGTCTGTGTTTCTCaatgcaaagtaaccacataaTGGTTGTTGTAGTCCTGGTGAATAATTCACTTCCATCTGACTGGTTATGCATCTTTTTCAGGACAATATTGTTGTTGTGGCACTCTCCTGCATTCCCTGACAAACTCAGGTGTTCAAGTTCTAACAGGAAAGCTTTGGTCCTATTTTAAGTTGAGTTAATTTTCACAGGAGGTAACTTATTGGGGTCAAGTGATGTTGTGAAACCGTCGTGACTTTCTCTGTTGCTGTGCAAAGCGTGACAGAGTTCCAGCCATTAAaatgttttgtccatgtttaaCATTGAACCACCCGAGAGTGACAAAAGTTGAATTATTTTAGTGTCCTATTTAGTGTCAGTTACAATCACATCCCATTtaatttcattcatttagcagactcagtTTGATTGGTTGGTGTCAGTGTAATCACTCCATAAGATCCACTAGTGATGAGCTCAACTCAAACGTTGGTCATGAGACTGATGGTGACAAACCTGAGTCATCATAATTTCTCACCATTGGCGTCCCACAAGGATCAGCTGTGGTTTCCTTTCTGTTCAGgtgtcacatgacacacaccacTGGCTGTGGTCACGCCGCAGTTTCAGTCAATCTCCGAATGGTCGTCAGTCCATTACGGAACTTAATCACCATCCCTTCATTGCTATTATGGAAGAATTATATTCTTTGTTTAGTTTATTTTTGCAGGGACAGCACACAATTAAAAATGATTGCACCACAGTTAGCTATAGCTAGCTAATTTGCAGCTAACTTGCATGATACGAGCAATGGTGATATGTTACCTCATGATGTTAAGAATGACGATAAATATCCTTTGATGATGATCAAACCATAAATATCAAACCATAAATATCTAAACCCTTGCCTATTTGTTTTCACATCTCCAGCTATGGCTCACCTTCGCCCCAGTGGCAGACCAGGCGGCCAAGTTCATGGACGTGTCTCTGGACCAGATCAACTGGCTGTCGCTGGTGTACATGGTGGTGGCCATCCCTCTAAGCTTCGGGGCCACGTGGATGCTGGACACCCTGGGGCTCCGAGCCACGGTACGTTTCTAGTTTCGGGTTACCGTGGCGACCGTGTAGGCCGAGGCTTTACCGCAGCAGAGACATAGAAATGGCGCAAATAGAAAGCGCAGGAAATCAAGGATTAGTAAGTGACTAGTTCTAGCAGTGTTtttgtggtcagagtcaaggtacGGGATGTGTATTTACGGAGCACAGCTGCAAAGTAACCACAGACTACACAGACATGCTGCTTCTGACTCGAGGGGCATCACACAGCCTTACGAGGAATGCGCTTGACGCCGTGTTTAGTGATTAACTCATGTCTGTtgtcctgtgtgctgtgtgtcatTATGACACATCTCTAAACCGTGAGATACGGGTCAGCAGGAGGAACCACAGGGGAGTGGAACTCTAAAGGAGGACACCATAGATTTATTTACAAAGATAAGGTGTACGATGTGAAACAGGAAGCTACCAGATTCTCCAGTGGAAACACCTGCTCCTTTGTTTGAGTAATAAAACCAAAAAGAAAATTTGATATCGTGTGAAAGTACCATGTTTAAAAACAGTTACTATCCTAGTGCTTACACCTCTTCAAAAACATAACAATGTTTAAAGACTTAATCATAACATACTCGCTCAGCAGAAAGTCACACTCTTCAAACTGTTTAGGTGCAGTTATATGGGTGTATGTAAAACCCTATGTGACATTGCTACACAAATAAGGGCTacacaaatacaatttgatttgatttaacaACTTTTATCCCAAGCGGCATAAAGGGATGTGAGTGAGGATGTGAGGCAGGAtatgaacctgggacctcttgatctgcagccaAACGCTCTAACCACTAACCTCTACCCGTACCCCCCACAGCTGGTGCTGGGATCCTGGCTGAACATGCTGGGAGCGGTGTTGCGCTACATAGCGGTCCTGAAACTCTTCGGGACGGATGAAAGGTTCCTGTTTCCGTTGGTGATGTTGGGCCAGACCCTGTGCTCCTTGGCCCAACCCCTCGTCATCTTCACCCCCACCAAGCTGACTGCGGTCTGGTTCCCAGATCACCAGCGTGCCACTGCCAACATGGTCGCCTCTATGTGTGAGTTACTGTACCCATGGACCGACatgatttaaccctcgtgctgccttcgggtcacatgacccaaaggttcataacgaaccatcgttgtgtttacccaattttacccaatacaaaaacaaataaaaataattttcttttaaccttcgcaatgtggggggtctgagacagcccaacggttaaaagaaaatgcttcactttgtttttgtatgcggtaaagttgtcgcaatacgacggtgggtcacaatgactgatgggtcagaacgacccgaagataacacaagggttaatatacACCAAATACTGTACGTAAATGATTTAGCATGCACTATATAATTGTATATCAATGATACATTGATACCATACACTATAAACTATACAAGTTAACTACCATATACTACACGAGTTAACTACTttaccatttacattacatcaTGTATCGATTTAGAAGACTCTTTTATCCTAAGTGACATACAGgggtggatttgaacctgtgagccCTTGATCTAcaatcaaatgctctaaccactgagcctaACCTACCACATGAGCTAACTACAACACCAGACATACAGTTCTGATCACTGCATTCCTCACAGCTACAAGTGTTTGTCTGTAAACAGTCCTCAAACTGCAGTTACAAAGTCGGTCTTGAAATAACCAAAACCAGGAAGAGAACCTGATCTGTCAGTTCTCCTTACATCGGAAGATTATATATCATAGACAGACTGACTTAAACTCTCTCGTTTCCTCTTTTTCCTTCCCAGCGAACCCCCTGGGTCTTCTGTTTGCTAACATCTTCTCTCCCATGATTGTGGCCTCCACCAACAATCTAACTCTTCTGGTGAGAAAATTAAAAACCATGAGGGTAGTGTAACTGCTGATAAAGATAATTGGTCTTGACTTAAAGTGCTAATACACACATCTCTCCATGGTTACCGccccagatgtgtgtgtacgcgaTACCAGCCATCCTGGCTTGTCTCCTAGCAACAGTGGGGATACGAAGCCgagccccccccactcccccctctgccAGTGCCGAGATGTCCAACTCTGAGCCCTTCCTTCAGGGGATCAAACTGGTgattagagacacacacacacagaccagcatggacagacagacacacacacacacacacagaccagcatggacagacagacagacacacacacacacagaccagcatggacagacagacacacacacacacagaccagcatggacagacagacagacacacacacacacagaccagcatggacagacagacagacacacacacacacagaccagcatggacagacacacacatagacccgTATGtacaaacagatacacacacgcacgcagatagactagcatgtacacacacacagactgctgtTTCCCACTGGattcccctcccccagggtctATGAGTATTCTGTTTCCCAccttaacctgtgtgtgtgtgtgcgtgtgagtgcagCTGATGAGGAACAGAGCCTACCTGATCCTGCTGCTGTGCTTCGGCTCAGGCATCGCTGTGTTCACCTGCTTCTCCACCCTGCTGGAGCAGGTGCTCTGCATCAGGGGATACACCAACGTAAGCCCCGCCCACCACTTGTCTGACTCCGCCCATGTAGTACGTGCTTTACCTGGTGAGCCACCAGGACACCCCAGAAGTTCATAGTTCTAACGGTGATCGGTAAACACCCAAAAAATTATACTGTGGCCGCAACAACATGCGACTCTAACCTTGTAGGATTTCTCCGGGCTCTGCGGGGGTCTGTTCATCGTGTTTGGGATCGTAGGAGCAGCGTTGCTGGGTGTCTACGTGGACAAGACCAAACAGTTCACCGAAGCTACCAAGGTCAACATGAGCTTCTCAGCGCTTGCTGGAACAGCCTTCGCGGTGGTGAGCATCATCAATAAATCCCTCAAACCTTTTCTTTTACTGGGGATGTTTGTGTTTATATGACAGGGGAATTTCAAtgctaaaaaataaaaatgtaataaGCAGACCCTTTACCCCAAAGTGATATGAATAGTGCATACAGAAAGTATAGCACAGTGAAGCAAAAACCACGTCAATTATTAAGTGCAAAATTGAGGGTGGGATCTCACATCCTAACCTCATCCGACATCCCCAAGTCCCATGAAATACTTCACGGTTGGCGTTGatgttatacatttacatttattcatttagcagacgcttttatccaaagcgacttccaagagagagctttacaaagtgcataggtcactgatcataacaacgagatagccacaaaacattgcgagtagccaaaacatgaagcacacattgtgaacaaccaaaataagtgccaaagggaagaaccataagagcatgtagttaaacaagttacaattaaacaacatgaactgctataagtgcaagtgtacctgtggaaaaaagcaagcaacaataataaaaacaatatatcacag is part of the Osmerus eperlanus chromosome 13, fOsmEpe2.1, whole genome shotgun sequence genome and harbors:
- the slc49a3 gene encoding solute carrier family 49 member A3 isoform X1 is translated as MEEGDIFQSDVYPVIKPNRELEKLIIFKVYKRRWFILLVLCLLNCSNSMLWLTFAPVADQAAKFMDVSLDQINWLSLVYMVVAIPLSFGATWMLDTLGLRATLVLGSWLNMLGAVLRYIAVLKLFGTDERFLFPLVMLGQTLCSLAQPLVIFTPTKLTAVWFPDHQRATANMVASMSNPLGLLFANIFSPMIVASTNNLTLLMCVYAIPAILACLLATVGIRSRAPPTPPSASAEMSNSEPFLQGIKLLMRNRAYLILLLCFGSGIAVFTCFSTLLEQVLCIRGYTNDFSGLCGGLFIVFGIVGAALLGVYVDKTKQFTEATKVNMSFSALAGTAFAVVSQMRGQKVAVAAGASAFGFFGFSIYPVAMELSVECSYPVGEATSAGLIFISGQIQSVIYIMLLQSLTKRMADSPLSTCSAGGEAALSWRVSMLVMAGIWSVFTCCFVIFFNTKYRRLLAEAQTPQLADPGSQADAKDQTPGLEGDALKEDTLKEDALKEDALKEDALKEDATCRIWTVELTGSGDC
- the slc49a3 gene encoding solute carrier family 49 member A3 isoform X2, producing the protein MEEGDIFQSDVYPVIKPNRELEKLIIFKVYKRRWFILLVLCLLNCSNSMLWLTFAPVADQAAKFMDVSLDQINWLSLVYMVVAIPLSFGATWMLDTLGLRATLVLGSWLNMLGAVLRYIAVLKLFGTDERFLFPLVMLGQTLCSLAQPLVIFTPTKLTAVWFPDHQRATANMVASMSNPLGLLFANIFSPMIVASTNNLTLLMCVYAIPAILACLLATVGIRSRAPPTPPSASAEMSNSEPFLQGIKLLMRNRAYLILLLCFGSGIAVFTCFSTLLEQVLCIRGYTNVSPAHHLSDSAHVVRALPGFLRALRGSVHRVWDRRSSVAGCLRGQDQTVHRSYQGQHELLSACWNSLRGGVSDAGPEGRRGSRRLCLRLLRLLHLPGCYGAVGGVLLSRGRGHVSRPDLYIRTDPVCYLHHAASVVDQENGRLPPVDLLCGGRSCAQLEGLHAGHGRDLECVYLLFRYLLQHKVPQTPGRGTNPPAG